A genome region from Thermoanaerobacterium xylanolyticum LX-11 includes the following:
- a CDS encoding MFS transporter — protein MTNSKKEVVISNIVLIGMVSMLIDMSTEMVYPIVPLFLTATLGASPAIVGIIEGIAESIASILKVFSGYIGDKYKNKKVLTFIGYSASAIYKILLLLAGSWIGVLIARILDRTGKGIRTAPRDALIAQSSEKDKLGGSYGLHKMLDMAGSSLGAFIAFIIVTIGLNYRFAFIWSIIPAILGIMIIPFIKEDKNKKQKNEKLTFKNLNLSLKLKLYLAVMFIFNLGNSSNTFLLLKAQNLGFSLSYVMLLYLVFNVSTSLIAIPSGKLSDKFGRRLILVSGYAIYGLVYLGFALSNSKIVIFLLFIFYGAYTAFISGAERAFVAEVSPDEYKGTVLGIYGMMQGIGLLLASIIAGAMWVHISPDAPFWFGGVLGLTSAALIAAILSLSRFQENKESVM, from the coding sequence ATGACAAATTCAAAAAAGGAAGTTGTTATATCAAATATTGTACTGATAGGCATGGTAAGCATGTTAATTGATATGAGTACAGAAATGGTATATCCGATAGTTCCGCTTTTCCTAACTGCAACACTTGGGGCTTCGCCCGCAATTGTAGGAATTATTGAAGGTATTGCTGAAAGTATAGCATCGATTTTAAAGGTTTTTAGCGGTTACATAGGTGACAAATATAAAAATAAAAAAGTCCTGACTTTTATAGGATATTCAGCTTCCGCTATCTATAAAATACTTCTCCTTTTAGCAGGATCATGGATAGGCGTCTTGATAGCTCGAATTCTAGATCGCACAGGGAAAGGCATACGCACTGCGCCGCGAGATGCTCTTATTGCGCAATCCAGCGAAAAGGATAAACTTGGCGGATCTTATGGACTTCACAAAATGCTTGATATGGCTGGATCATCTTTAGGAGCTTTTATTGCTTTTATCATAGTAACAATTGGGCTAAACTATAGATTTGCATTTATATGGTCGATTATACCTGCTATTCTTGGTATTATGATTATTCCTTTTATAAAAGAGGATAAAAATAAGAAACAAAAAAATGAAAAATTGACATTCAAAAATTTAAATTTGAGCTTAAAATTAAAGCTCTATTTGGCTGTTATGTTCATTTTCAACCTTGGAAATTCATCAAATACTTTTCTTCTTTTGAAAGCACAGAACTTGGGCTTTTCTTTATCATACGTCATGCTTCTTTATCTCGTATTTAATGTTTCCACATCATTAATTGCCATTCCCTCTGGAAAGTTGTCAGATAAATTTGGCAGAAGGTTGATTTTGGTTTCTGGTTATGCCATTTATGGACTTGTCTATTTGGGATTTGCGTTGTCTAATTCAAAAATCGTAATTTTTCTTTTATTTATATTTTATGGAGCTTATACAGCATTTATAAGCGGTGCTGAGCGGGCATTTGTAGCTGAAGTATCCCCTGATGAGTATAAAGGTACAGTATTGGGTATTTATGGTATGATGCAAGGCATAGGATTATTGCTGGCATCTATTATAGCAGGAGCTATGTGGGTACATATAAGTCCAGATGCGCCATTTTGGTTTGGTGGTGTTCTTGGGCTTACATCTGCAGCTTTAATTGCAGCTATATTAAGTTTAAGTCGATTTCAGGAAAATAAAGAATCAGTAATGTAA
- a CDS encoding S1C family serine protease yields MEFNNGFENYRLSDVNPKNDKKSLGKMVKRYRRKMFMSFVAIALVAALAGGALGAGIVKYVDTGNTQVVNRYLPLSSDNNNFNLITNIVKAVSPSVVGIDTYINGYGAYGYGGNSYVEEGSGSGIIIDSEGHIVTNDHVVEGASKITVNLSDGRKFPAQLIGKDSRTDLAVLKINATNLTPAKLGDSSKLEVGELAVAIGNSLGDSFAGTATAGIISGLNRNLQSDYGPVNLIQTDAAINPGNSGGPLVNSIGEVIGITSIKLTSTGDSSSGDPFGLFQSQSVPLEGMGFAIPINEAKPIIEELIQKGYVERPVIGISVQQITRQQANQYNIPVGLYIAQVQQGSGADAAGLQAGDIITAVDRTNVTTFNQLENILNKHNVGDVISVTIWRNGQTLTVNVKLSGSNGQ; encoded by the coding sequence ATGGAGTTCAACAATGGTTTTGAAAATTACAGGCTTTCTGATGTCAATCCAAAAAATGATAAGAAAAGTTTAGGCAAGATGGTTAAAAGATATAGAAGAAAAATGTTTATGTCATTTGTAGCTATAGCACTTGTTGCGGCATTGGCTGGTGGTGCTTTAGGAGCAGGAATTGTCAAATACGTTGATACAGGCAATACTCAAGTTGTGAATAGATATTTACCGCTTTCATCTGACAACAACAATTTTAATTTGATTACAAACATTGTGAAGGCTGTAAGCCCATCTGTTGTCGGCATAGATACATATATTAATGGTTATGGGGCTTATGGATACGGTGGCAATTCTTATGTTGAGGAAGGAAGCGGCTCTGGAATAATCATAGATTCGGAAGGCCACATTGTCACAAATGATCATGTTGTAGAAGGTGCATCAAAGATAACCGTAAACTTATCTGACGGAAGGAAATTTCCTGCACAATTGATAGGTAAAGATTCAAGAACTGATCTTGCGGTTTTAAAGATAAATGCTACAAATTTGACACCTGCAAAATTAGGAGATTCATCAAAGCTTGAAGTAGGAGAATTAGCAGTAGCTATAGGAAATTCATTGGGTGACAGTTTTGCTGGAACGGCGACAGCAGGCATCATAAGTGGTTTAAATCGAAATTTGCAAAGTGATTATGGCCCGGTAAATCTTATCCAGACAGATGCTGCAATAAATCCGGGAAACAGTGGAGGACCTCTTGTAAATAGCATCGGTGAAGTGATAGGAATAACAAGCATAAAGCTTACATCAACTGGCGATTCAAGTTCTGGGGATCCTTTTGGTCTATTTCAAAGTCAAAGTGTGCCGCTTGAAGGAATGGGTTTTGCGATACCTATAAACGAGGCAAAACCTATAATTGAAGAGCTTATTCAAAAGGGATATGTTGAAAGGCCTGTTATAGGTATAAGCGTGCAACAAATAACGAGGCAGCAAGCAAATCAATACAATATACCGGTAGGACTTTATATTGCACAAGTGCAGCAAGGAAGCGGTGCTGATGCTGCAGGTCTTCAAGCAGGTGATATAATAACCGCTGTAGATAGAACTAATGTAACCACATTTAATCAACTTGAAAATATTTTAAATAAACACAATGTTGGCGATGTGATAAGCGTGACAATTTGGAGAAACGGTCAAACACTTACAGTCAATGTGAAACTATCAGGTTCAAATGGACAATAA
- a CDS encoding DUF1847 domain-containing protein — translation MDSIFSCAVCPNKPCAKGDDNFPKNCPTVMEKDIINDSIEKYNNDENVNKIMKIANTLPVDENGELRSRAEEIINLIMKMGMKKIGVAFCYSLEKEAKKFVKMLNKYDVTVVPVCCKVGSVDVKEIGIEKKRDKFIATCNPITQAEIMNKENTELNVVVGLCVGHDILFNKNSKAYVTTLVAKDRKYSHCPVKALEE, via the coding sequence ATGGATTCGATATTTTCTTGTGCAGTATGTCCTAATAAGCCTTGCGCAAAAGGTGATGATAATTTTCCTAAGAATTGTCCTACAGTTATGGAAAAAGATATTATCAATGATTCAATTGAAAAATACAATAATGACGAAAATGTAAATAAGATTATGAAAATAGCAAATACACTTCCTGTTGACGAAAATGGCGAATTAAGGAGCAGAGCAGAAGAAATAATCAATTTAATTATGAAAATGGGTATGAAGAAAATAGGTGTTGCTTTTTGCTATTCACTGGAAAAAGAGGCAAAGAAATTTGTCAAGATGCTTAATAAATACGATGTAACTGTAGTACCTGTGTGTTGTAAAGTAGGATCAGTCGATGTAAAAGAAATTGGGATAGAGAAAAAGAGGGATAAATTCATTGCAACATGCAATCCTATTACACAAGCCGAAATTATGAACAAAGAAAATACAGAATTAAATGTGGTTGTTGGGCTTTGCGTTGGACACGATATATTGTTTAATAAAAATTCTAAAGCATATGTAACAACTTTAGTCGCTAAGGACAGGAAGTACAGTCATTGCCCTGTAAAAGCACTTGAGGAATAA
- a CDS encoding NifB/NifX family molybdenum-iron cluster-binding protein codes for MKVAISSEGDNLNSIVDSRFGRARYFIVIDTESMNYKAIDNTAASSAGGAGTKAAQLLLDEGVDSIISSNVGPNALEVFQAAGINIYKSINDTIEKNVEELKKGTLEKIELPTNNGHHGEH; via the coding sequence ATGAAAGTTGCGATTTCTTCAGAAGGTGATAATTTAAATTCAATTGTGGATTCAAGATTCGGCAGAGCAAGGTATTTTATCGTTATTGATACTGAATCAATGAATTACAAAGCTATTGATAATACTGCAGCATCATCTGCAGGTGGTGCTGGCACAAAGGCAGCACAACTTCTATTAGATGAGGGAGTTGACTCAATTATATCAAGTAATGTTGGACCAAATGCATTAGAAGTATTTCAGGCGGCTGGGATAAATATTTATAAATCGATCAATGATACTATTGAGAAAAATGTAGAAGAGTTAAAAAAGGGTACGTTAGAGAAAATTGAATTGCCTACTAATAATGGTCATCATGGAGAGCATTAA
- a CDS encoding ATP-binding protein, with protein MKQLVILSGKGGTGKTTVATTLSEIIENKVMADCDVEAPNLNILFNGEIQKVDNFYGKEVALIDEEKCIKCGLCETLCRFDAISDYKVNPYYCEGCGLCSYKCPNGAIKMIEENTGEIIVGENKKGEKIIYAELFPGADGSGKLVTEVRKKATENKGDCDYIIIDGTPGIGCPVLSSATGADVALIVTEPTVSGFEDMKRVLKAIESFKIKSLVCINKWDINKDISNNIETYCNENNIDIVGKINFDETVIKALKRFQSINKYPDSIAYRQILDMWRKIKKYLDERIDV; from the coding sequence ATGAAACAGTTGGTTATATTAAGTGGTAAAGGCGGGACTGGAAAGACAACAGTTGCAACGACGTTAAGTGAAATTATAGAAAATAAAGTAATGGCGGATTGCGATGTTGAAGCTCCTAACCTAAATATACTTTTCAACGGAGAAATACAAAAAGTTGATAATTTCTATGGTAAAGAAGTAGCATTAATAGATGAAGAGAAGTGCATAAAATGTGGTTTGTGTGAGACATTGTGCAGATTTGACGCGATTTCTGATTATAAGGTGAATCCATATTATTGTGAAGGCTGTGGACTTTGCTCTTATAAGTGCCCCAACGGCGCAATTAAGATGATTGAAGAAAACACAGGTGAAATTATAGTAGGAGAGAATAAGAAAGGTGAAAAAATAATATATGCCGAGTTGTTTCCAGGTGCTGATGGTTCTGGAAAGTTAGTAACAGAGGTGAGAAAAAAAGCTACTGAGAATAAAGGTGACTGTGACTATATTATAATTGATGGTACGCCTGGAATAGGATGTCCCGTTTTATCTTCTGCAACAGGTGCAGATGTTGCTCTTATTGTTACTGAGCCGACTGTTTCAGGTTTTGAAGATATGAAAAGAGTGCTTAAAGCAATTGAAAGCTTTAAAATAAAATCTCTTGTTTGCATAAATAAGTGGGATATTAATAAGGATATTTCTAATAATATAGAGACATATTGCAATGAAAACAATATAGATATTGTAGGAAAAATAAATTTTGATGAAACAGTAATTAAAGCTTTGAAAAGATTTCAAAGCATTAATAAATATCCTGACAGCATTGCATACAGACAGATTTTAGATATGTGGAGAAAAATAAAAAAATATTTAGATGAAAGGATTGATGTTTAA
- a CDS encoding ATP-binding protein, with protein sequence MRGYKIAVLSGKGGTGKTTVSSNLAKIQKSIYVDCDIEEPNGYLFLKPEIEKVKDVNVMIPDIDYDKCTLCGECTRACRFGALTKLIKKILIFDHLCHSCGACYEICPYNAIKEIPKKIGTIRVGHSDDIDFIDGKLNIGEASGVPIIKEIKDLIKDTDKNVIIDSPPGTSCSVIHSIEGSDYCLLVTEPTPYGLHDLKLAVELVKEMNLPFAVIINKSGEEDSIIENYCKEESINVLAKIPFKKEYAELYSKGNLLIEEDDEIRHIFENLSQRLMELIER encoded by the coding sequence ATGAGAGGTTACAAGATAGCTGTTTTGAGTGGCAAGGGTGGAACTGGAAAAACTACAGTTTCTTCCAATTTGGCTAAGATTCAAAAAAGCATTTATGTAGATTGCGATATAGAAGAACCTAATGGATATTTGTTTTTAAAACCTGAAATAGAGAAAGTAAAAGATGTAAATGTAATGATTCCTGACATAGATTATGATAAATGTACCCTTTGCGGTGAATGTACAAGAGCGTGCAGATTTGGTGCACTAACAAAGTTGATAAAGAAAATACTTATTTTTGACCATTTATGCCATTCATGTGGAGCGTGTTATGAAATATGCCCATATAATGCTATAAAAGAAATACCAAAGAAAATTGGTACTATAAGGGTTGGACATTCAGATGATATAGACTTTATAGATGGCAAGTTAAATATAGGTGAAGCTTCAGGGGTTCCTATAATAAAAGAAATTAAAGATTTGATAAAAGATACAGATAAAAACGTGATCATTGATAGTCCACCTGGGACATCTTGTTCTGTCATCCATTCTATTGAAGGAAGTGACTATTGCCTTTTAGTTACTGAACCTACTCCTTATGGACTACATGATCTGAAACTGGCTGTTGAACTTGTAAAAGAGATGAATTTGCCATTTGCAGTCATCATCAATAAATCAGGAGAAGAAGATAGCATTATAGAGAATTATTGCAAAGAAGAAAGTATAAATGTGCTTGCAAAAATTCCATTTAAAAAAGAATATGCTGAACTATATTCTAAAGGGAATCTGCTAATTGAAGAAGATGATGAAATAAGACATATATTTGAAAATTTATCACAGAGATTAATGGAGCTGATTGAAAGATGA
- a CDS encoding NifB/NifX family molybdenum-iron cluster-binding protein, translating to MKIAVATDGRNVSMHFGHCEGFTIFNVEGDKIVNANFIENPGHRPGYLPAFLKDKGVECIISGGMGSSAIDLFNSYGIDVITGASGDAEDVVKRYIDGTLISTGSACEKHEHEGHCED from the coding sequence ATGAAGATAGCTGTTGCTACTGATGGAAGAAATGTTTCAATGCATTTTGGACATTGTGAAGGATTTACGATTTTTAATGTTGAAGGAGATAAAATAGTAAATGCCAATTTTATTGAAAATCCTGGACATAGGCCAGGATATTTGCCGGCATTTTTGAAAGACAAAGGTGTTGAATGCATCATTTCAGGTGGAATGGGTTCCAGTGCAATAGATTTGTTCAATTCTTACGGCATTGATGTTATTACAGGAGCATCTGGCGATGCTGAAGATGTTGTAAAGAGATATATAGATGGAACGTTGATATCTACAGGTAGTGCATGTGAAAAACATGAGCATGAAGGACACTGTGAAGACTAA
- a CDS encoding sensor histidine kinase: MRGIRKKLFITYLIITGIIFLLFYLSQVVFIGKIYTYYKINQLKNYSLEIANALSKNDDKTANELIEESNSKVIAVTDTGILIFGTRGNGQGYGIGLPKTFLNTDEKLSVVEFTHPSIGVESLAVIRSFSYNKQNAKLVLTIPLSTIDDTAMIFKSEFFLMLLICIIVIIIMSIIMSKRLTKPIDDLKYAAQNIASGNLDVKLDVKTNDELEDLAMSMNSMAENLSKAEKFKRDLIANITHDLKTPLGLIKGYCEMLLDFYGDDKEKRNRYLNAALNEVDRMSKMIDDVLSLSKLQSGLVKLKISSFNLKNLVDDVVLSFEPLLQGKNINIVTENLDVIVNGDAELIRRVIMNLLSNSIKSINKGGLITISSILENNHVKVIVSDTGKGIEKEKLQNVFEKFYKVDNKGTGLGLAIVKEILDLHGSEYYIESEIDKGTSFYFTLDKVAI, translated from the coding sequence GTGAGAGGCATAAGAAAAAAGCTTTTTATTACGTATCTGATTATAACAGGAATAATCTTTTTATTGTTTTATTTATCTCAAGTCGTCTTTATAGGTAAGATATACACTTATTATAAGATTAACCAGCTAAAAAACTACAGCTTAGAAATTGCCAATGCGTTATCTAAAAATGATGATAAGACTGCTAATGAGCTTATTGAAGAATCCAATTCAAAAGTAATTGCAGTAACTGATACAGGTATATTGATTTTTGGAACTCGTGGAAACGGACAAGGCTATGGAATAGGGTTGCCAAAAACTTTTCTTAATACTGATGAAAAATTAAGTGTGGTAGAATTTACGCATCCATCAATTGGTGTAGAGTCTCTTGCGGTTATAAGATCATTTTCATACAATAAGCAAAACGCAAAACTGGTATTGACTATTCCTCTATCGACTATTGATGATACTGCCATGATATTTAAAAGTGAATTTTTTTTGATGCTACTAATATGTATTATTGTAATAATCATTATGTCAATTATCATGTCAAAAAGGCTGACAAAGCCAATTGATGATTTAAAATATGCAGCGCAAAATATAGCATCTGGGAATCTTGACGTGAAATTAGATGTAAAGACAAATGATGAATTAGAAGATCTCGCTATGTCTATGAATAGCATGGCAGAAAATCTCAGTAAAGCAGAGAAATTTAAAAGAGATTTAATTGCCAATATAACTCATGACCTTAAGACGCCTTTAGGGCTTATAAAAGGATACTGTGAGATGCTATTGGACTTTTATGGTGATGATAAAGAAAAAAGAAACAGATATTTAAATGCTGCATTAAATGAAGTCGATCGAATGTCAAAAATGATAGATGATGTTTTATCATTATCAAAGCTTCAATCAGGTTTAGTGAAACTAAAGATATCGTCTTTTAATTTAAAAAATTTAGTTGATGATGTGGTTTTAAGCTTTGAACCATTGCTGCAAGGTAAAAATATAAATATTGTCACGGAGAATCTTGATGTAATTGTAAATGGAGATGCTGAACTAATTAGAAGGGTTATAATGAATCTTTTGAGCAATTCGATAAAAAGTATTAATAAAGGGGGTTTAATTACTATTTCTTCGATATTAGAAAATAATCATGTGAAAGTTATTGTATCAGATACGGGTAAAGGAATAGAGAAAGAAAAGCTGCAAAATGTTTTTGAGAAGTTTTATAAAGTTGATAATAAAGGTACAGGTTTAGGGCTTGCAATAGTAAAAGAAATATTGGATTTGCATGGCAGTGAATATTATATAGAGAGCGAGATAGATAAAGGTACTTCGTTTTATTTTACTTTAGATAAAGTAGCTATATAA
- a CDS encoding MBL fold metallo-hydrolase — protein MELQVLIENVVYKKGFLAEHGLSMLLKKEDKSVLVDTGQSGNFIINSGLMGINLKDVNKVILTHGHYDHVGGLKNLLEENKDVRIYANHKILNRKYAVRKNGTIDEIGFDLSLYEKNKGNFVLIHEDAEVEKDFFVVNNIDEKYNNDFTTKNFLVEKDNTKIKDSFLDEIFVVVKENDCINIITGCSHLGILNILYTAESKFKGYKIKSLIGGFHLKGMTEEDIVNISETMKDYDIQYIYTGHCTGIDEYGIMKQILGDRVSYLTTSSSIIL, from the coding sequence ATGGAATTACAAGTGTTAATTGAAAATGTAGTTTATAAAAAAGGTTTCTTAGCTGAACACGGTTTATCAATGCTTTTAAAAAAAGAAGACAAATCAGTTTTGGTAGATACGGGGCAGAGTGGCAATTTTATTATAAATTCTGGATTGATGGGTATAAACCTAAAGGATGTAAACAAGGTAATACTGACACATGGTCATTATGATCATGTTGGTGGACTTAAAAATCTTTTGGAGGAAAATAAAGACGTGCGCATTTATGCAAATCATAAGATACTTAATAGAAAATATGCTGTACGTAAAAATGGCACAATTGATGAAATAGGTTTTGATTTGTCATTATACGAAAAAAACAAAGGAAATTTTGTGCTAATTCATGAAGATGCAGAAGTGGAAAAAGATTTTTTCGTAGTTAACAATATTGATGAGAAATACAACAACGATTTTACGACTAAAAATTTTTTAGTTGAAAAAGATAATACAAAAATAAAAGATAGTTTTTTGGATGAAATATTTGTTGTTGTTAAAGAGAATGACTGTATAAACATAATTACAGGATGCTCGCATTTAGGTATTTTAAATATACTGTATACAGCAGAAAGTAAATTTAAGGGCTATAAAATAAAATCACTTATTGGTGGATTTCATTTAAAGGGGATGACTGAAGAAGACATTGTGAACATTTCAGAAACAATGAAAGATTATGATATACAATATATTTATACAGGTCATTGTACAGGTATAGATGAGTACGGAATCATGAAGCAAATTTTAGGAGACAGGGTATCTTATTTGACTACCAGTTCATCTATAATTTTGTAA
- a CDS encoding response regulator transcription factor, producing the protein MAKVLVIEDEEGMRDILKTYLEKNNFDALFAEDGSTGINMFKNNSFDIVLLDVMLPDMSGWNVLKTIRESSKIPVMMITARSEEYDRLLGFELGADDYVVKPFSPREVIARIKAILSRSKWAESDNSISFSGITIDTDSRVVKVDGKKIDLTPKEFDLLSLLAQNMGKALSREKCLNIVWGYEFFGDLRTVDTHIKQLREKLGDKRDIIKTVWGYGYKLGGD; encoded by the coding sequence ATGGCAAAGGTTTTAGTCATTGAAGACGAGGAAGGAATGAGGGACATTTTAAAAACTTACTTAGAGAAAAATAATTTTGATGCTTTATTTGCTGAAGATGGCAGTACAGGAATAAATATGTTTAAAAATAACTCTTTTGATATAGTTTTGTTGGATGTAATGTTGCCAGATATGAGTGGTTGGAATGTTTTAAAGACAATAAGAGAATCATCTAAAATACCTGTGATGATGATAACCGCCCGAAGTGAAGAATACGACAGACTTTTAGGATTTGAGCTTGGCGCTGATGATTACGTAGTTAAACCATTTAGTCCTAGAGAAGTCATAGCAAGGATAAAAGCTATTTTATCGAGATCTAAATGGGCTGAATCGGATAATTCAATATCTTTTTCAGGCATTACTATTGATACTGATTCAAGAGTTGTTAAAGTTGATGGAAAGAAAATAGACCTTACTCCAAAAGAATTTGATCTTTTAAGTTTGCTTGCACAAAACATGGGTAAGGCATTAAGCCGTGAGAAATGCCTTAATATTGTTTGGGGATATGAATTTTTTGGCGATTTAAGGACAGTCGATACACATATAAAGCAATTGAGAGAAAAACTTGGCGATAAAAGGGACATTATAAAAACAGTATGGGGTTATGGATATAAATTAGGTGGTGATTAA